In Lampris incognitus isolate fLamInc1 chromosome 20, fLamInc1.hap2, whole genome shotgun sequence, one genomic interval encodes:
- the ccdc149a gene encoding coiled-coil domain-containing protein 149-A isoform X2 → MQSSKRSESDWQGLVSEFLVCKRKLESKKEALLILSKELDTCQQERDQYKLMANQLRERHQGLKKKYRELIDGDPSLPPEKRNQVNLAQLLRDSRERGKQLGEEVKELTQRLAEAQGDNKLLRMTITRQRLGDEEVGARHFPAHEREDLVRQLEKACLQMEDMENNMKALTDELQDVKAERNVFKEKADRLNVELNHVLRGHEARIIDVDALCMENRYLHERFNQVQEEVNLLKSNIMKYKTALERRKNSNTCGKSNNSGLTGVLSAKQVQELLLEEQGCSLPATPQSIADLKSLATALLETIHEKNLVIQHQRHTNRDTKQRYHERKPATNASSNRRHTSAKWAAQCSANQR, encoded by the exons ATGCAGTCTTCTAAAAGGAGTGAGAGTGACTGGCAAGGGCTGGTGAGCGAG TTCTTGGTGTGCAAGCGCAAGTTGGAAAGTAAGAAGGAGGCCTTGCTCATCCTGTCCAAGGAGCTGGATACCTGTCAGCAGGAGAGGGATCAATACAAACTGATGGCAAATCAGCTCAGAGAACGCCACCAGGGACTGAAGAAGAAGTACAGGGAGCTAATA GATGGTGACCCTTCTTTGCCGCCTGAGAAACGCAATCAG GTGAACCTGGCACAGCTGCTGAGGGACTCGAGGGAGCGAGGGAAACAGCTCGGCGAGGAGGTGAAGGAGCTGACGCAGCGGCTGGCTGAGGCCCAGGGGGATAACAAG TTGCTGAGGATGACCATTACCCGCCAGAGGCTGGGAGATGAGGAGGTGGGGGCACGCCACTTCCCTGCGCATGAGCGGGAAGACTTGGTTCGCCAGTTAGAGAAGGCCTGTCTACAG ATGGAGGACATGGAGAATAACATGAAGGCTCTGACAGACGAGCTGCAGGACGTGAAGGCAGAGCGCAACGTGTTCAAGGAGAAGGCGGACCGGCTCAACGTGGAGCTCAACCACGTCCTGCGCGGCCATGAGGCACGCATCATCGACGTGGACGCCCTCTGCATGGAGAACAG GTATTTGCATGAACGTTTCAACCAAGTGCAAGAGGAGGTGAACCTGCTGAAATCGAACATCATGAAGTACAAG ACGGCTCTTGAGAGGAGGAAAAATTCCAACACGTGTGGGAAATCAAACAACAGCGGCCTCACCGGTGTCCTCTCCGCCAAACAAG TTCAGGAGCTGCTGTTGGAGGAGCAGGGCTGCAGTCTGCCAGCCACACCTCAGTCCATTGCAGACCTGAAGTCACTAGCCACCGCTCTGCTGGAGACCATCCATGAGAAGAACCTGGTCATCCAGCACCAGAGACACACCAACAG GGACACGAAACAACGGTACCATGAGCGAAAGCCTGCAACCAACGCTTCATCCAATCGACGCCACACCTCAGCCAAATGGGCAGCCCAATGCTCAGCCAACCAAAG ATGA
- the ccdc149a gene encoding coiled-coil domain-containing protein 149-A isoform X1 has protein sequence MQSSKRSESDWQGLVSEFLVCKRKLESKKEALLILSKELDTCQQERDQYKLMANQLRERHQGLKKKYRELIDGDPSLPPEKRNQVNLAQLLRDSRERGKQLGEEVKELTQRLAEAQGDNKLLRMTITRQRLGDEEVGARHFPAHEREDLVRQLEKACLQMEDMENNMKALTDELQDVKAERNVFKEKADRLNVELNHVLRGHEARIIDVDALCMENRYLHERFNQVQEEVNLLKSNIMKYKTALERRKNSNTCGKSNNSGLTGVLSAKQVQELLLEEQGCSLPATPQSIADLKSLATALLETIHEKNLVIQHQRHTNRILGNRVAELERKLKTLEVSGLWSLPGTRNNGTMSESLQPTLHPIDATPQPNGQPNAQPTKDDKTDIAQASSRECRTAGGNLGADGIGRVDTLTLYSHTEPQKGAETNVTDGRGAESLTETQVVLELEKGQSPVEEEGHEVEGGEDEELSSTVEEGEEAALALDTPHQERESDMEWVSKLQASISCAQEVGDLPCQRQDEESNNNNNNEPGTEHTSISLPIHKNCDLPSTERWDIHSPSGQSDSCHSGNFA, from the exons ATGCAGTCTTCTAAAAGGAGTGAGAGTGACTGGCAAGGGCTGGTGAGCGAG TTCTTGGTGTGCAAGCGCAAGTTGGAAAGTAAGAAGGAGGCCTTGCTCATCCTGTCCAAGGAGCTGGATACCTGTCAGCAGGAGAGGGATCAATACAAACTGATGGCAAATCAGCTCAGAGAACGCCACCAGGGACTGAAGAAGAAGTACAGGGAGCTAATA GATGGTGACCCTTCTTTGCCGCCTGAGAAACGCAATCAG GTGAACCTGGCACAGCTGCTGAGGGACTCGAGGGAGCGAGGGAAACAGCTCGGCGAGGAGGTGAAGGAGCTGACGCAGCGGCTGGCTGAGGCCCAGGGGGATAACAAG TTGCTGAGGATGACCATTACCCGCCAGAGGCTGGGAGATGAGGAGGTGGGGGCACGCCACTTCCCTGCGCATGAGCGGGAAGACTTGGTTCGCCAGTTAGAGAAGGCCTGTCTACAG ATGGAGGACATGGAGAATAACATGAAGGCTCTGACAGACGAGCTGCAGGACGTGAAGGCAGAGCGCAACGTGTTCAAGGAGAAGGCGGACCGGCTCAACGTGGAGCTCAACCACGTCCTGCGCGGCCATGAGGCACGCATCATCGACGTGGACGCCCTCTGCATGGAGAACAG GTATTTGCATGAACGTTTCAACCAAGTGCAAGAGGAGGTGAACCTGCTGAAATCGAACATCATGAAGTACAAG ACGGCTCTTGAGAGGAGGAAAAATTCCAACACGTGTGGGAAATCAAACAACAGCGGCCTCACCGGTGTCCTCTCCGCCAAACAAG TTCAGGAGCTGCTGTTGGAGGAGCAGGGCTGCAGTCTGCCAGCCACACCTCAGTCCATTGCAGACCTGAAGTCACTAGCCACCGCTCTGCTGGAGACCATCCATGAGAAGAACCTGGTCATCCAGCACCAGAGACACACCAACAG GATTTTAGGGAACCGCGTTGCAGAGCTGGAGAGGAAGTTGAAGACCTTGGAGGTGTCCGGACTGTGGAGTCTTCCAG GGACACGAAACAACGGTACCATGAGCGAAAGCCTGCAACCAACGCTTCATCCAATCGACGCCACACCTCAGCCAAATGGGCAGCCCAATGCTCAGCCAACCAAAG ATGACAAAACAGATATTGCACAAGCGTCATCGAGGGAATGCCGCACAGCTGGCGGAAACCTTGGCGCAGATGGCATTGGCAGGGTTGACACCCTTACACTGTACAGCCACACCGAGCCTCAAAAGGGGGCGGAGACTAATGTGACTGACGGGAGAGGGGCGGAGTCCCTCACAGAGACACAGGTGGTGTTAGAGCTGGAGAAAGGACAGAGTCCCGTGGAAGAGGAGGGACATGAGGTAGAAGGGGGTGAAGATGAAGAACTAAGCTCTACGGTGGAGGAAGGAGAGGAAGCGGCCTTGGCATTGGACACTCCACACCAGGAGAGAGAGTCCGACATGGAATGGGTTTCTAAGTTGCAGGCGTCTATCAGCTGCGCACAGGAGGTGGGTGATCTGCCATGCCAACGCCAGGATGAGgagtcaaataataataataacaatgaaccTGGGACTGAGCATACTTCAATTTCACTTCCTATACACAAGAACTGCGACTTGCCCAGCACAGAAAGATGGGATATCCACTCTCCGTCAGGGCAGAGTGACTCCTGCCACAGTGGCAACTTTGCATAG